A DNA window from Schistocerca americana isolate TAMUIC-IGC-003095 chromosome 4, iqSchAmer2.1, whole genome shotgun sequence contains the following coding sequences:
- the LOC124613567 gene encoding transcription factor SKN7-like → MEKASESGGNLHDEGLREAGFASGAGAALCAQLNRPRISCSASSKTSSGAAPAGFTSFSLRPPPPPAAHAAAAAAASASASASGPHGTDGRYPPPPPTASTDLISVGISPLSIFYS, encoded by the coding sequence CGAGTCTGGTGGGAATTTGCATGACGAGGGGCTGCGCGAGGCGGGGTTTGCATCGGGGGCGGGGGCGGCTCTTTGTGCCCAGCTAAACCGGCCCCGAATCTCTTGTTCCGCGAGCTCGAAAACATCCTCTGGTGCCGCGCCGGCTGGCTTTACCTCTTTCTCCCTCCGCCCCCCGCCGCCCCCCGCCGCCcacgctgctgccgccgccgccgcctccgcctccgcctccgcctccgggcCCCACGGAACGGACGGCCGCTACCCGCCGCCACCCCCTACTGCCTCAACGGATTTAATCTCCGTGGGGATTAGTCCGCTCTCCATATTTTACAGCTAA